A genome region from Arachis duranensis cultivar V14167 chromosome 8, aradu.V14167.gnm2.J7QH, whole genome shotgun sequence includes the following:
- the LOC127741170 gene encoding metal transporter Nramp2, producing the protein MCSGESTMNGAQSRDDESKEDDRDAEANRLLHHQQQKQSTSSKDDEEVAYEAGEKIQVVDFDSVDGDDDSGVPPPFSWKKLWLFTGPGFLMSIAFLDPGNLEGDLQAGAIAGYTLLWLLMWATFMGLLIQLLSARIGVATGRHLAELCREEYPNWARLVLWFMAELALIGADIQEVIGSAIAIQILSRGVFPLWLGVLITASDCFVFLFLENYGVRKLEAAFAVLIATMALSFAWMFADTKPSEKELLTGILLPRLSSKTIRQAVGVVGCVIMPHNVFLHSALVQSRKIDPQKKGRVQEALNYYTIESTVALAVSFMINLFVTTVFAKGFYGTKQADSIGLVNAGQYLEEKYGGGIFPILYIWGIGLLAAGQSSTITGTYAGQFIMGGFLNLRLKKWLRALITRSFAIVPTIVVAIVFNTSEASLDVLNEWLNVLQSMQIPFALIPLLTLVSKEHIMGTFRVGPVLERVAWTIAALIMVINGYLLLDFFLSEVKGLLLGFVVCSCTAAYVAFIAYLVSQSGALPHTWVNRIPKGFSLLQIESTNSYDIKNPENSTANSS; encoded by the exons ATGTGCTCCGGCGAGTCAACTATGAACGGCGCTCAGTCGCGAGACGATGAGTCGAAAGAAGACGACAGGGACGCAGAAGCGAACCGCCTGCTGCACCACCAGCAGCAGAAGCAATCGACGTCATCGAAGGATGACGAAGAGGTGGCGTACGAGGCAGGGGAGAAGATCCAGGTGGTAGATTTCGACTCGGTGGACGGCGATGACGATTCAGGTGTTCCCCCTCCGTTCTCGTGGAAGAAGCTGTGGCTGTTCACTGGTCCCGGGTTCCTGATGAGCATAGCGTTCTTGGATCCGGGGAATCTCGAAGGGGATCTCCAGGCTGGAGCCATCGCAGGGTACACGCTTCTATGGCTGCTAATGTGGGCCACCTTCATGGGCCTCTTGATACAGCTTCTCTCGGCGAGGATTGGGGTGGCCACTGGGCGCCACCTGGCAGAGCTATGCAGGGAGGAATATCCCAATTGGGCGAGGCTAGTTCTATGGTTCATGGCCGAGCTGGCACTCATTGGGGCTGATATTCAAGAGGTCATTGGCAGTGCCATCGCTATCCAAATTCTGAGCCGCGGGGTTTTCCCACTCTGGCTTGGAGTTTTGATTACCGCTTCTGATTG TTTTGTCTTTCTATTTCTTGAGAACTATGGAGTGAGGAAGTTGGAAGCTGCTTTTGCAGTTCTCATTGCTACTATGGCTCTTTCTTTTGCCTGGATGTTTGCTGACACGAAACCTAGTGAGAAAGAACTTTTGACgg GTATTTTGCTTCCAAGACTTAGTTCGAAAACAATTCGTCAAGCTGTCGGTGTTGTTGGTTGTGTCATAATGCCTCACAATGTATTCTTGCATTCTGCTTTAGTGCAGTCAAGGAAGATAGATCCCCAGAAGAAAGGACGGGTACAGGAGGCTCTCAACTACTATACAATTGAATCAACAGTTGCACTTGCAGTCTCCTTCATGATCAATCTATTTGTCACGACAGTTTTTGCCAAGGGATTTTATGGCACAAAGCAGGCCGATAGCATCGGATTGGTGAATGCAGGGCAGTACCTTGAGGAAAAGTACGGAGGAGGAATCTTCCCCATTCTTTATATATGGGGCATTGGGTTATTGGCAGCTGGACAGAGTAGCACCATCACAGGCACATATGCTGGCCAATTCATAATGGGTGGTTTCCTCAACCTTCGGTTAAAGAAATGGTTGAGAGCATTGATCACTCGTAGTTTTGCAATTGTGCCAACTATAGTCGTAGCTATTGTTTTTAATACATCAGAAGCCTCATTGGATGTTTTGAACGAATGGCTTAATGTGCTTCAGTCCATGCAAATTCCCTTTGCACTGATTCCCCTCCTGACGTTGGTCTCCAAGGAGCATATCATGGGGACCTTTAGGGTTGGGCCTGTTCTTGAG aGGGTGGCATGGACTATTGCTGCACTTATAATGGTAATTAATGGGTATCTCTTGTTAGATTTCTTCCTGTCTGAGGTGAAGGGCCTGCTGCTTGGTTTTGTAGTTTGTTCCTGCACAGCTGCCTATGTTGCATTCATTGCATATTTGGTTTCTCAGAGCGGTGCTCTTCCACACACTTGGGTTAATAGAATCCCCAAGGGTTTTTCTCTCCTTCAAATTGAATCAACAAATTCATACGACATTAAAAATCCGGAAAATAGTACTGCAAACTCCAGCTAA